The sequence GCCGAGTATCAGTCATGCACTGGAGCGCATTGCCCACACGCTGGAACACCACGACACTGGCACCTCGGCCAGCGATACCCGCGAGCTGCTGGAAATCAGCCGAGATCAGTTCCAGACGGTGCAGCAGCTCAAGGAGATCGTGGTCGGAGCGCTCCAGACCGTGACCGAAACGCCGATTGACCAGATCAGTGCGGCGGTGCTGCGCGAGATCGACCTGAGCGCCAAACAGCAGCTGAGCGATCTGGAACACCTGGTCGCACAGGTGCAGCAGCGCACGGCGTCTCGGCCACAGGTCGAGGTGCTCGAAGAGGTCGGCGAAGAGGTTCACGCTGCATTACAGGCTATCGAGCAGCAGGAAGCGCACGGACAGATGGAGTCGCTGGGCCAGGCGGGGAAAGATGTGGCGGCGCAGATCGCGGCGCTCGATCAGGTCTCGCCCGAGGAGCAGATCAGGGCGCTGGAGGACATGGCACAGGCAGCCCAGGAGCAGGCTGACGCCCTGAAAGCGCAGGTGACCGAGCAGACCCCGGACGCGCCGCACAGCCAGAACTGAGCCGAACAACAGAAGCCCCAGGAACGCGGCCTTCTGTTGCCGGATGCTCTAGGATGAGCTGCGGCTGTGCAGCTTCCTCGGCAGCTTCGGAACCACGATGACTCCAGACACGCCCTCTCCGCTGCAACAGGCCCTCGATGCTGGCCTCAGCCGCCAGACTGCCGCGCTGTGTGCGCTGGTGCTGGCGCAGTATCCGGTCGATACTGCCCAGGTCGAGCAGCCGGAGAGCAATTTTCTGGAGCTGTACGCGGCAGCCAAAAGGTACGCCGGAAGTTTTCAGCAGAGCCTGGAGCGCTTTGGAAACACCGTCGGGTTTCCGGCCCAGAGTCGTCCGGGCGGCGTCAAGAGCCTCGACCGGATCGTCGAGAAATACCAGGGCGATAACCGCCTGTTGCCGCTCGACATGCTGGCGGGCAAGGTGGTGGTGCCGACGCTTCAGGCGCTGTACAGCGTCGCGGCGCAGGTGGGCGCAGCCTTCGAGGTGGTGGCATACCGCGACCGTCTGCTGAGGCCCCAGAAGAGCGGCTACCGCGACCTGCACTTCATCGTGAACGTGTCGGGCCATTACGCCGAACTCAAGATCATGCACCAGTTCTTCGATTCGGTGGACGGCTACGAGCACCGCCTGTACGAGATCCGGCGGAGTCTGGAAATACGGGCGCAGCCGGTCGGCCTGAGCGGCCCGGAGGTATATCCGGTGCTGGAATCGGTTGAGCCGCTGGTGCTCGATACGCTGGAAGACACCAGCCGCGAACTCTTCGAGAAAGCCTGGCTGATGGTGCTGGGCCGCGAGGCCGGAGAGCTGCCGGTGGTGAAGTATTACCTGCTGGGGCAGGTGCCGGTGAAGCTGGAAGAGCGGCCCGGCGAGGGTGCAGCGCTGGTGGCCTTCGATCCGCTGCGCGGGGGCTACGTGGCCGACGCCCGCTATTACAGCGCCATCAAGCGCGAAGACCGCGAGCCGGTACGCGAAATCTCGGCAGCGGAATTCGAGCAGCAGGTGGAGCGACTGAAACAGGAAGGGGCAGAATAAAAAGGTGTAATCTGTCACCAGCGTAGCATTTTCCGGGGCTTGCAGCTATCTGCCATGTGGCCCATGTGAGCGTCTGGACTGCCGCCTACACTGAAGCGTATGCGTGCCAATCGCCCTGCTGCCCTGGTCTTCATCCTGATCACCCTGCTGATCGACGTGATGGGACTGGGCCTGATCATCCCGGTCTTTCCCAACCTGATCAAGCTGCTGTCGGGTTCCGAGACGGCAGGCGCACAGATGCTGGGCATCTTTACCGCTGTCTACGCGGTGATGCAGTTCATCTTCGCGCCGATTCTGGGCGCACTCAGCGACCGGTATGGGCGGCGACCGGTGCTGCTGCTCAGTCTGCTGGGCGTGGGCCTGGACTATCTGCTGCTGTATTTCGCTCCCAGTCTGGGCTGGCTGTTCGTGGGGCGCGTCATCGCGGGTATTACCGGAGCGAGCATCACCGTTGCCAACGCCTACGTTGCCGATGTGACCAAGCCGGAAGACCGCGCCCGCAACTTCGGACTGGTGGGCGCGACCTTCGGCGTCGGGTTCATTCTGGGGCCAGCGCTGGGCGGTCTGCTGGGCAACCTCGACCTGCGCCTGCCGTTCGCCTTTGCCGCCGGGCTATCGCTGCTGAACGCCGCCTACGGCTATTTCGTGCTGCCCGAATCGGTGACGGCGCAGACACGCGGCAAAGCGCTGGGGCGCGAGGTCTTCAATCCGCTGGCTCCGCTGCGCGACCTGGGCCGCTATCCACTGGTGCGGAATCTGGCCCTCACCTTCGTCCTGATCGGGCTGGCGCAGCAGGTGATCTTCAGTACCTGGGTGCTGTTCACCGAGAGCGTGCTGAACTGGACACCCGCCCAGAACGGTGTGGCTCTGGCGGTGGTGGGGCTGCTGTCAGCTATCACCCAGGCGCTGCTGGTGGCCCCGGCGATGCGGCTGCTGGGAGAACGCGGCGCGATCTTCGCGGGCCTGACGCTGGGCACCGTGCAGTATGTAGTGCTGGGAGCGGCCCGCAGCGGGGCGATGTTGTACGGCTCGATTCTGGTGGGCAGTCTGGCGGGCATCGGTGGCCCGGCCATCCAGGGCCTGATCAGCCGCAGTGTGGATGCCCGCGAGCAGGGACGCGTGCAGGGCGCACTCGCCAGTGTCAACAGTCTGGTGGGCGTGGTCGGGCCACTGGCCGCCACCTGGATTTTCGCCTACTTCAACCGCCCGGACGCCGACCCCAGGATTCCCGGCGCAGCCTTTTACATGGCCGCCGTCTTCTCGCTGCTGGGCACCATTCTGGCAGGAGTGGTGCTGCGGCGCATGCCAGCTGCGATGCGCGGGAAAGCACCCACACCCGACGCCTGAAGCGTTGCCCGTTCCTCTGCCAGTGACGCCCCTTACATTCATGGCAGCGGGCAGCGGCAGGAATATGGTTTAGACTGCCTTCACTATGGCGAAGTATCGAATCTGCTTAATTGAAGGTGACGGCATTGGTCACGAAGTCATTCCAGCGACCCGCAGGCTGCTCGACGCGGCAGGCGTGGACGCCGAGTATGTGGTGGCCGAGGCCGGGTACGAGTACTACCTCGACCACGGCACCAGCGTGCCGCAGGCCACCTACGACGCGGTAGAAAACACCGACGCCACGCTGTTCGGCGCGGCCACCAGCCCCAGCGGCGAGAAGCCACCGGGGTTCTTCGGCGCGATTCGCCACCTGCGCCAGAAGTACAGCCTGTATGCCAACGTGCGCCCCACCAAGACCCGCCCGGTGCCCGGAGCGTATGAAAATGTCGATCTGGTGATCGTGCGCGAGAACACCCAGGGCCTGTACGTCGAGCAGGAGCGCCGCTACGGCGACACCGCGATTGCCGACACGGTGATTACCAAGGACGCCAGCGCCAAGATCGGCAAGTTCGCCATCGAGCTGGCGCAGAAGCGCCGCAAGCAGCTCACGGTGGTGCACAAGGCCAACGTGCTGCCCGTCACGCAGGGTCTGTTCCTGAACACCATCCTCGACCTTGCCAAGCCCGTGACCGACGTGAAAACCAGCACCATGATCGTGGACAACGCCGCGATGCAGCTCGTTCGCAACCCCAGTCAGTTCGATGTGATGGTGATGACCAACATGTTCGGTGACATCCTGTCCGATCTGGCTGCTGGACTGGTGGGCGGGCTGGGCATCGCCGCGAGCGGTAACGTGGGCGACAAGTTCGGCATCTTCGAGTCGGTGCACGGCAGCGCCCCCGACATTGCCGGGCAGGGCATTGCCAACCCCACCGCCAGCATGCTGGCCGCCGTCCTGATGCTCGATCACATCGGCGCACACGACGAGGCCCGCCGCATCGACGCTGCCGTCAGCATCGTACTTGCGGAAGGCCCGCGTACCCGCGACCTGGGCGGCACCGCTGGCACCAAAGACTTCACCGACGCGGTGATTGCCAAGCTGGCCTGAGATACACCAGCGCCGGGAGCCAGTCGGGGCGATCACCCTGCTGGCTCCCGGCTTTTATTGGCATCAGCACCGTGCAGGCGCAGCCCCAGCCACCTTCCGACTGACATGTCAGCCGCAGTTCTGCAACAATGCAGCTCTGTGTCATGCGGGATTTTCCCTTGTCAGAAAGGTGTGAGTTCATTCATGATGAACTCAGGTCTGAAATACTGCTGCCAGAAGTGATCCTAACCGCTGGAACATGCCCTGCGCTTCCGTATCCTTTCCGAGCAGCGCTCTTGCCCACTTCGTCCACGCTGTTTCTGTTCGCAGGCGTCCAGCAGGCTCAGGACATTTCGTGAATATGAGAAACCGACCCTGATTTTATGAGCATCTGCTAAACCAAGTTGGATTCCCGGAGGCTGAATGTCGAGTGCTTTGCAACGTCTGCTCAATCCAAGACCGAACGCCATCGGTGTGGAGATCGGCACCAGTTCCATCAAGGTGGTGGTGCTGAAGGCTGGATCGCCCCCGGTACTCCAGCATGCCGTGACCGTCCCCACCCCGATAGGAAGCATGCGCGACGGACTGGTCGTCGAACCCCAGGCGGTCGCCAACGAGCTGAAGAACCTGCTGGCCCAGCACCGCATCACCAATCGGCAGGTCGTGACGACCGTGCCCAACCAGTCGGCAGTCACGCGCAACATCATGGTGCCCAAGATGGAGCGCAAGGATCTGCAGGAAGCGATCAAGTGGGAGGCCGAGCGCTATATTCCCTACCCCATCGACGAGGTGTCGCTGGATTTCGACTTGCTCGACGATCCCGCCACCATTCCCGATGACGGTCAGATGGAAGTGGTGATCGCGGCGGCTCCGACCGAAGCGGTAGCCCGCGTGATCGAGGTCATGCAGCTTGCCGGTCTGGACCCAGTGGTCATCGACCTCAAATCGTTCGCCGTTCTGCGGGCGCTGCGCGGCAACCTGCTGGGCGAGCACCTCACCAAGAGCACCCTGACCGGCACGAACTACACCGAAGCCGGGGAAGTGGCGCTGGTGCTGGAAATCGGCGCGAGCAGCAGCGTGATTTCGCTGGTACGCGGCGACAGGGTGCTGATGGCCCGCAACATCGGCGTGGCAGCCGACGACTTCACCACCGCGCTGCAAAAAGCCTTCGACCTGGACTTTTCAGCTGCCGAGGAAGTGAAGGTCGGGTACGCCACCGCCACCACGCCCACCGAAGATGAGGAAGACCTGCTGAACTTCGATCTTTCGCGCGAGCAGTACAGCCCGGCCCGCGTCTTCGAGGTGATTCGCCCGGTGCTGGGCGACCTGATCACCGAAATCCGCCGCAGTCTGGAGTTCTACAGAGTGCAGTCGGGCGACGTGGTGATCGACCGCACCTTCCTGGCAGGCGGCGGTGCCAAGATGCGTGGCCTGGCTGCCGCCATCAGCGACGCGCTGGGCTTCCGGGTCGAGGTGGCGAGTCCGTGGCTGACCGTCCAGACCGACCTGGCAGGTGTGGATACCGGCTACCTCCAGGCCAACGCGCCGGAATTTACCGTGCCGCTCGGCCTGGCACTGAGGGGTGTGCAGTCTCGTGGTTGAGATCAACCTGCTGCCAGCGCAGTACCGCAAACGCACTGAACCCAACGTCTGGCGCTACGCCACCCTTGCCGTACCGGTCGTGGCGGTGCTGGGCGTCCTGGCCTTCACGGTCTATCAGAACACCCTCCTGGGCAACATCCAGAAAGACCTCGACGCGGTCAACGGTGAAATCTCGGCGCTGGAAACTGACAAGCGTGAATACGACGACCTGAATCGCCAGAAAACCGATCTGGAGAAGACGACGCAGGTGGCTCAGAGCTTGCAGGCCACCAAGACCTACTGGTCGTCGGATCTGGCCCGCTTCGTCAATGCGCTGCCCTCCGGCGGCGACGTGGCCCTGAGCAGCCTGACTATCCGGGCCGTCGATCCCACGACCCAGACCAATCTGGCGGCGGCAGGCACGTACAACGGCAAGCCCGTGACCAAAGAATTCGATCTGGCCGGGCAGGCCAAGAGCAGCCAGGCGCTGGTGACCTTTCTGAACAGCTTCGAAAGTAATCCCAACTTCGGCGTGGACTTCAAGAGCGCCCAGCGTGCTCCTGACGCCACGCCTGCTTCGGGCAGCACGCCCGCGAGCAGTACCGCTTCCAGTGGCACCGATGGCGTGCCGTATACCTTCAATGCCACGGTGGGTCTGCTGGGGCAGGCGACACCCGCCTCGGGTACTCCTGGCAGCACGCCCGGTGCCGCAAGCCCGGCCCCCGGCGCTCCGGCAGCACCCGCCCCGGCAGGAGGGTCGAATGTCCGTTAAGCTCTCGCCCCGCGACACCTTTCTCGTGGTGCTCCTGGTGTGCATCCTCGGCATCGTGGCGTGGTATTTCCTGTATTACCAGTCGCGCAACCAGGAGATCTCCGACGCCCAGTTCAATCTCGACACCCGCAACGCCACCCTGCTGACGTACCGCAGTGCCCAGAGCGCTCTGCCCGCCCTGAGAACCGAGGTGGCAGGCCTTCAGGTGCAGCGCGACGCCTTCTTCCAGGCATTGCCGCAGACCGCCAATATCGGCAGCGTCATCGCCGCGATCCGGCAGACTGTGGCGGTTGCCAGCGGTGAACTGAACTCGGTCACGGTCTCGACCGCCGCGACTCCTGGCCTGCCCACAGGCGTGCGGCCCATCGGCCTAAACCTGACCGTGTCGGCCCGCTTCCAGCCCACCTTCCAGATGCTGCGCTCGCTGGAGACCATGAGCCGCTTCTCGAACGTCAGCAATGTGTCGCTGGCCCTGCCCGCACCCGACAGCACCGATCCCAAGCTGAATACCAACATGCTCCTGACCGTCTACACCTTCGACCCCAGCCAGGCAGGTCTCAGCGCCACCCCGGGCGCACCGGCTGCGGCCCCCAGTGCACCGGCAACCACGCCGGGAGGTGTGCGGTGAGCGATCCTTCCAATAAGCTCTCACTCGACAAGAGCAGCGAGACCGATACCAGCGGCGTTCGCGCCCCCTCGCGGTTCCAGCTGTCCAGAGAGATGAAAATCCTGCTGGGATTCCTGGCGCTCGCGGGGGCAGTGGGCGGCTGGTACGTACTGAACAGCAGCCCCACCCCTGCCGACACCGCCGTCACCACCCCAGTGACGCCCAATCCAACTACGTCCACAACGGTCACGCCCACCCCCGGTACACCCACTCCCACGACACCCAGCCCCGATTCCTCTGGCGCTGGCAGCACCACCACGACCACCACACCGGGCGGCGCAACTGGCTCGACTGGCGGAACGACCGGAGTGGGCAACAGCAGCACCACCACGACCACTCCTGCTGCCGGAAGCGGCCCGGTCACGGTCCCGGAAGTCCCCTTCCTGACAGCTGCCGGGTCTGACGCGGCCACCCAGCCAGACGGCACGCCCGCTGCTCCCAGCGGCATCAATCCTGCTGATCCGCTGGCCGTCGTGCCCACCAGCAACCCCTTTACCCCGCTGAAGGTGATCAATCCGAACGCCACCGCCTCGGCAGGGGTTCCGGTCCAGACGCAGCAGCCCAGCGCGGCAGCGACCCTCCCGACCAACAGTCAGCCGAGTCAACCGGTCGCCAACGTGCCGTCTCTCAGCCCTGCTGGAGCCATTCCGCTGCCCAGCGTGCCCGTCGGCGGAGTCGGCAATGGCAACAGCAACAGCGGAGGCGTCACCCTCACCAACACTGGGCGCGGCAGCACCAGTGCGGCGACAGGCGCGACAGCAGGCCTGAGCACCACCGCCCCGGCGACGCCCATCCCAAGCTTGAATACCGGCGGGCCGATCGCGCTACCTAGCGTGCCGCTCGGGGGCGTGCCAGCCATTCCGACAGTGCCGACAGCAGGTGCGCCCAACACCACGCCTCTTCCGGGTGTGCCGGGCGCGACGACTGGCAGCGGCGGAACCACCTCGACCGCCAGCGCGGGCAATGGCAACGGTGCTGGCAGCAGCGCGGCGGGAAATGGCAGTGGCAGCACGCCAGCAAGCGGCACCCCGGCAAACGGCCAGGGCAGCGCGGCGACTACACCGCCTGTCAAGCCGCCCAAGCCTGTGATTCCGCCCGTGGTGGGCATCAATTCGCCTGCCCTCAGCAGCCTGAAGCTCAATACCCCCACCAGCGTGAGCGGCCTGAGTCTGCCCAGTGCAG is a genomic window of Deinococcus ruber containing:
- a CDS encoding fimbrial assembly protein; translated protein: MVEINLLPAQYRKRTEPNVWRYATLAVPVVAVLGVLAFTVYQNTLLGNIQKDLDAVNGEISALETDKREYDDLNRQKTDLEKTTQVAQSLQATKTYWSSDLARFVNALPSGGDVALSSLTIRAVDPTTQTNLAAAGTYNGKPVTKEFDLAGQAKSSQALVTFLNSFESNPNFGVDFKSAQRAPDATPASGSTPASSTASSGTDGVPYTFNATVGLLGQATPASGTPGSTPGAASPAPGAPAAPAPAGGSNVR
- a CDS encoding type 4a pilus biogenesis protein PilO, whose translation is MSVKLSPRDTFLVVLLVCILGIVAWYFLYYQSRNQEISDAQFNLDTRNATLLTYRSAQSALPALRTEVAGLQVQRDAFFQALPQTANIGSVIAAIRQTVAVASGELNSVTVSTAATPGLPTGVRPIGLNLTVSARFQPTFQMLRSLETMSRFSNVSNVSLALPAPDSTDPKLNTNMLLTVYTFDPSQAGLSATPGAPAAAPSAPATTPGGVR
- a CDS encoding TCR/Tet family MFS transporter translates to MRANRPAALVFILITLLIDVMGLGLIIPVFPNLIKLLSGSETAGAQMLGIFTAVYAVMQFIFAPILGALSDRYGRRPVLLLSLLGVGLDYLLLYFAPSLGWLFVGRVIAGITGASITVANAYVADVTKPEDRARNFGLVGATFGVGFILGPALGGLLGNLDLRLPFAFAAGLSLLNAAYGYFVLPESVTAQTRGKALGREVFNPLAPLRDLGRYPLVRNLALTFVLIGLAQQVIFSTWVLFTESVLNWTPAQNGVALAVVGLLSAITQALLVAPAMRLLGERGAIFAGLTLGTVQYVVLGAARSGAMLYGSILVGSLAGIGGPAIQGLISRSVDAREQGRVQGALASVNSLVGVVGPLAATWIFAYFNRPDADPRIPGAAFYMAAVFSLLGTILAGVVLRRMPAAMRGKAPTPDA
- the pilM gene encoding type IV pilus assembly protein PilM is translated as MSSALQRLLNPRPNAIGVEIGTSSIKVVVLKAGSPPVLQHAVTVPTPIGSMRDGLVVEPQAVANELKNLLAQHRITNRQVVTTVPNQSAVTRNIMVPKMERKDLQEAIKWEAERYIPYPIDEVSLDFDLLDDPATIPDDGQMEVVIAAAPTEAVARVIEVMQLAGLDPVVIDLKSFAVLRALRGNLLGEHLTKSTLTGTNYTEAGEVALVLEIGASSSVISLVRGDRVLMARNIGVAADDFTTALQKAFDLDFSAAEEVKVGYATATTPTEDEEDLLNFDLSREQYSPARVFEVIRPVLGDLITEIRRSLEFYRVQSGDVVIDRTFLAGGGAKMRGLAAAISDALGFRVEVASPWLTVQTDLAGVDTGYLQANAPEFTVPLGLALRGVQSRG
- a CDS encoding isocitrate/isopropylmalate dehydrogenase family protein translates to MAKYRICLIEGDGIGHEVIPATRRLLDAAGVDAEYVVAEAGYEYYLDHGTSVPQATYDAVENTDATLFGAATSPSGEKPPGFFGAIRHLRQKYSLYANVRPTKTRPVPGAYENVDLVIVRENTQGLYVEQERRYGDTAIADTVITKDASAKIGKFAIELAQKRRKQLTVVHKANVLPVTQGLFLNTILDLAKPVTDVKTSTMIVDNAAMQLVRNPSQFDVMVMTNMFGDILSDLAAGLVGGLGIAASGNVGDKFGIFESVHGSAPDIAGQGIANPTASMLAAVLMLDHIGAHDEARRIDAAVSIVLAEGPRTRDLGGTAGTKDFTDAVIAKLA